A stretch of Paenibacillus peoriae DNA encodes these proteins:
- a CDS encoding DUF1128 domain-containing protein: MDLSVPSHANIEYMIEGIKTKLRMASGAAMQASAFSLEQYEDIHDVYDMVINKPNLSISEVEAIVSELGRLRKSS, translated from the coding sequence ATGGATTTGTCTGTACCGTCTCATGCCAACATTGAGTATATGATTGAGGGCATTAAAACCAAGCTCCGTATGGCGAGTGGTGCTGCTATGCAAGCTTCCGCTTTCTCGCTGGAGCAATACGAGGACATCCATGATGTCTATGATATGGTGATAAACAAGCCTAACCTGAGCATTTCCGAGGTTGAAGCTATTGTTTCTGAACTGGGTAGATTGCGTAAGTCCTCCTGA
- a CDS encoding pirin family protein — protein sequence MIKIVTSAERHTSNKGWIHSEFSFSFADYEDPSNAHFGCMLAHNDNKLEPQQGFKRHPHHDLEIVTYVIEGQLHHSDSLGHEQDLKSGSIQVLSAGTGIEHEERNTGDERPVRFLQMWFLPESPGIQPSYQVQRFKHSERLNQLQPVVSGSEVEGTLSIAQDINLYLSRLEKGQQLEYPQQEERRTHIYVVSGHVEVTCQDGDFQLGPGDAARIQKSCALKILATDNEDISELVLADLP from the coding sequence ATGATTAAAATAGTGACATCGGCAGAAAGACATACCTCAAATAAAGGATGGATTCATAGTGAGTTTAGCTTTTCATTTGCCGATTATGAAGATCCGAGCAATGCCCATTTCGGTTGTATGCTAGCCCATAATGATAACAAACTTGAACCGCAGCAAGGCTTCAAAAGACATCCGCATCACGATTTGGAAATCGTCACTTATGTAATTGAAGGCCAATTGCATCATAGCGATAGCTTGGGACATGAGCAGGATTTAAAAAGCGGCTCGATTCAGGTTCTGAGTGCAGGCACCGGGATTGAACATGAAGAGCGAAATACTGGGGATGAAAGACCGGTTCGCTTTTTGCAAATGTGGTTTTTACCCGAGAGCCCTGGCATTCAGCCTTCTTATCAGGTGCAAAGATTCAAGCACAGTGAACGCCTAAATCAGCTTCAGCCTGTTGTGTCTGGTTCAGAAGTGGAGGGAACGTTATCCATCGCGCAGGATATAAATCTGTATCTGAGCAGATTGGAAAAAGGCCAGCAGCTTGAATATCCGCAGCAAGAGGAGCGCCGCACCCACATTTATGTAGTTAGCGGTCATGTGGAAGTTACGTGCCAGGATGGAGATTTTCAGTTAGGGCCTGGTGATGCTGCACGAATTCAAAAAAGTTGTGCATTAAAGATACTAGCTACAGATAATGAGGATATATCTGAACTGGTGTTAGCAGATTTACCTTGA
- a CDS encoding phosphatase PAP2 family protein, which yields MLSHKPQPSRFLPSYLRRSLYASIIMIAVMLLIAYSVQWIGTAPFLYWDERIQDAIFPDTAATHDQLLTIAIFITSFGSFSMSLIIALGAATLCWVFLRSKAYSFAILSSFTAMWVLNTLIKEILQRERPSLQHLVEAGGYSFPSGHAMISMGSYGMIFAIWAIERKIRERSLFLPCVLGALLIILIGLSRIYLGVHFPTDIVGGYIAGIIWLAFTVPMIYWRAKMQLSSPPRP from the coding sequence ATGCTATCCCATAAACCCCAACCATCCCGGTTCCTACCAAGCTATTTGCGTCGTAGTCTGTATGCATCTATTATCATGATCGCTGTGATGCTTCTCATCGCCTACTCTGTGCAATGGATTGGCACGGCTCCTTTTCTATATTGGGATGAGCGTATACAGGATGCTATTTTTCCAGACACAGCAGCTACTCATGACCAATTGCTAACCATCGCTATATTCATTACGTCTTTCGGTTCATTCAGCATGTCGTTAATTATCGCCCTCGGTGCTGCTACCTTATGCTGGGTCTTTCTTCGTTCAAAAGCTTATTCCTTTGCGATCCTAAGCAGCTTTACGGCGATGTGGGTGCTGAATACGCTCATTAAAGAAATTCTGCAACGGGAACGCCCGTCACTTCAACATTTGGTTGAAGCCGGGGGCTACAGTTTTCCCAGCGGTCATGCGATGATTTCCATGGGATCTTACGGCATGATATTTGCCATCTGGGCTATAGAACGAAAGATTCGTGAGCGTTCGCTCTTCCTCCCGTGCGTTCTTGGTGCACTGCTCATTATATTGATTGGACTAAGCCGTATATATTTAGGAGTTCACTTTCCTACAGATATTGTGGGTGGTTATATTGCAGGCATCATTTGGCTGGCGTTTACCGTTCCTATGATCTATTGGCGAGCGAAAATGCAACTTTCTTCTCCCCCCCGCCCATAA
- a CDS encoding YtxH domain-containing protein — protein MSNIDNQNMASTSGFAKGLFIGGLIGAAAALLFAPKPGRDLRSDLSEKMTVVSDKTKDVASVVSSKATDLAKTVSTKTADVAKTVSESKDNIVSSVTKASADVANEAAKADKEVMDATAQAAKDTQKQLNANS, from the coding sequence ATGAGTAACATTGACAATCAAAATATGGCAAGCACTTCAGGTTTTGCAAAGGGTTTATTCATTGGAGGTTTGATTGGTGCTGCGGCAGCCCTGCTGTTCGCTCCAAAGCCGGGTCGCGATTTACGTAGTGATCTGTCCGAAAAAATGACTGTTGTCTCCGATAAAACGAAGGATGTCGCATCTGTAGTTAGCAGCAAAGCGACAGATTTGGCCAAAACCGTTTCCACTAAAACAGCAGATGTAGCCAAAACGGTATCCGAGAGTAAAGACAACATCGTATCCAGCGTAACCAAAGCTTCTGCCGATGTCGCTAATGAAGCGGCCAAAGCGGATAAAGAAGTTATGGATGCAACCGCTCAAGCAGCCAAGGACACTCAAAAACAATTAAATGCAAATTCCTAA
- the yyaC gene encoding spore protease YyaC — translation MSLYNRAPAPGRSSLEHNVKKTDRDGLAPFFREIHHQHAIDKLTFVCIGTDRSSGDSLGPLVGTMLKEQGFPHVIGTMSEPCDADHLVPYLECIPQDHHVIAIDACLGQHGSTGMFLIACEPLTPARSVGLSLPSVGHYSVAAIVNERSPKPYWTLQMTSLHLVMTMAAHIANAAACEFGLKTASQDFPEGYRFRY, via the coding sequence TTGTCTTTGTATAATCGAGCTCCCGCACCCGGACGCTCGTCCTTAGAACATAATGTAAAGAAAACAGATCGAGATGGACTCGCGCCGTTTTTCCGAGAAATTCATCATCAGCATGCTATAGATAAGTTGACTTTTGTTTGTATCGGTACAGATCGCTCGTCGGGTGATTCACTGGGGCCACTGGTAGGCACCATGCTCAAGGAGCAAGGTTTTCCGCACGTGATTGGGACAATGTCGGAGCCCTGTGATGCGGATCATCTGGTTCCATACTTGGAGTGCATTCCCCAAGATCATCATGTGATCGCCATAGATGCTTGTCTTGGACAGCACGGCTCAACGGGAATGTTTCTTATTGCGTGTGAACCGCTAACTCCTGCGCGATCGGTAGGGCTGTCTCTGCCGTCTGTGGGTCATTATAGTGTTGCAGCGATTGTGAATGAGCGCAGTCCCAAACCCTATTGGACACTCCAAATGACTTCGCTTCACTTGGTCATGACAATGGCTGCGCATATTGCTAATGCGGCGGCTTGTGAATTTGGCTTAAAAACAGCTTCGCAAGATTTTCCAGAGGGTTACCGTTTCAGATATTGA
- a CDS encoding GlsB/YeaQ/YmgE family stress response membrane protein: MWGIVLSIVMAIIIGLIGDALAGHEMPGGIAGSMIAGFVGAWLGVMLLGDWGPVIGDFAVIPAILGTALFVFLLGLVSRLLRRAT; encoded by the coding sequence GTGTGGGGAATTGTACTAAGTATTGTAATGGCCATTATTATCGGATTGATTGGCGATGCACTAGCTGGACATGAAATGCCTGGCGGCATTGCAGGCTCTATGATTGCTGGATTTGTAGGAGCTTGGCTAGGTGTCATGCTGTTGGGAGACTGGGGCCCGGTCATCGGAGATTTTGCAGTCATTCCAGCCATACTTGGAACCGCATTGTTCGTATTCTTGCTCGGACTTGTGTCCAGGCTATTGAGAAGGGCTACCTAA